In Prunus dulcis chromosome 2, ALMONDv2, whole genome shotgun sequence, a single genomic region encodes these proteins:
- the LOC117619314 gene encoding NAC domain-containing protein 91 has product MLVVDMAVLSTNTLPLGFRFRPTDEELIDYYLRSKINGNHKQVTVIREIDVCKCEPWDLPDLSVIQTTDPEWFFFCPQDRKYPNGHRLNRATGKGYWKATGKDRQIKSASILIGMKKTLVFHTGRAPKGKRTNWVMHEYRTTQKELDGTNPGQNPFVLCRLFKKQDETIEDSNFAEVEPTFSSSTAAISSPQDTQSDHALGPTSPSFERLDEKPTKVECTIADCSNGMEPDTLQPIECPSNTYNGYHAEDQLNVPLEGLDMFYDPPQQPLFSPLHSQMQTELYYCGSNNFNNGHQGVKIQYGTNDQDADISEFLSSIFNSSGEHSDVDAFVAVPCETEFQNPVQSEGNIDRRGPVQNESTQIDCFLTGDAGTGIRLRTRETQNPTSTENFARQGDAPRRLRLQRKFEVLHCCNLSKDWNCRPEDQETKPMAVEEIRDTEEKAIDAAVSDVVDAAVSDAVDAATDPPKKETMSTRPNFTPEGSILTGERVPNAILQASPAGHSMWSFAFLFRVVVVVAFLFIMLLAYGDFISFEAAGSPLTVRMA; this is encoded by the exons ATGTTGGTGGTGGATATGGCAGTGCTCTCTACGAATACTCTGCCACTAGGGTTCAGATTTAGGCCTACGGATGAGGAGCTTATTGATTATTATTTGCGCTCCAAAATCAATGGCAATCATAAGCAAGTCACTGTTATTCGTGAAATTGATGTTTGCAAATGCGAGCCCTGGGATTTGCCTg ATTTATCAGTGATACAGACAACGGATCCAGAGTGGTTCTTCTTCTGTCCACAGGACAGAAAGTACCCAAATGGGCACAGGTTGAACAGGGCTACAGGTAAAGGGTACTGGAAGGCCACTGGCAAGGATCGTCAAATCAAGTCAGCATCAATCTTGATTGGAATGAAAAAGACCCTGGTCTTCCATACTGGTCGTGCTCCTAAGGGTAAGAGGACCAATTGGGTTATGCACGAATACCGCACAACACAAAAGGAGCTTGATGGCACTAATCCTGGCCAG AATCCCTTTGTTCTTTGTCGTCTGTTTAAAAAACAAGATGAGACTATCGAAGATTCAAACTTTGCTGAAGTTGAACCTACATTTTCATCCTCTACTGCTGCCATATCTTCTCCTCAAGACACGCAGTCTGATCATGCACTGGGTCCAACATCACCATCATTTGAGAGGCTAGATGAAAAGCCGACTAAAGTAGAATGTACCATTGCTGATTGTTCAAATGGGATGGAACCAGACACTCTACAACCTATTGAGTGCCCTAGCAACACCTATAATGGTTATCATGCAGAAGATCAACTGAATGTGCCGCTGGAGGGATTAGACATGTTTTATGATCCCCCGCAACAGCCACTTTTTTCCCCACTGCACTCGCAGATGCAAACGGAGCTTTATTACTGTGGCAGCAATAACTTCAACAACGGTCATCAGGGGGTGAAGATTCAATACGGCACCAATGATCAAGATGCAGATATTTCTGAATTCTTGAGCTCAATTTTTAATAGTTCAGGGGAGCACAGTGATGTAGATGCATTTGTGGCAGTACCA TGCGAGACAGAGTTTCAAAATCCTGTTCAGTCTGAGGGGAATATTGACAGAAGGGGTCCAGTGCAGAATGAGTCAACTCAAATAGATTGTT TTCTTACTGGAGACGCTGGGACTGGAATCAGGCTTCGGACTCGCGAAACACAAAATCCAACTAGCACCGAGAACTTTGCGAGACAGGGTGATGCACCAAGAAGACTACGGCTTCAGCGTAAATTTGAAGTACTCCACTGCTGCAATTTATCTAAAGATTGGAACTGTAGACCAGAAGACcaagaaacaaaaccaatGGCTGTGGAG GAGATAAGAGATACTGAAGAGAAAGCTATTGATGCAGCTGTTAGTGATGTTGTTGATGCTGCTGTTAGTGATGCTGTTGATGCTGCTACTGAtccaccaaaaaaagaaaccatgTCCACAAGACCAAACTTCACCCCAGAGGGCAGCATTCTGACAGGCGAAAGGGTCCCTAATGCGA